TACAAACATTAATTAATTTATATCAATCTTCTAAGGGTAAGTCTATTAAGGGTGAAGATATTGCAGAAGTTATGAGTAGGAATCCAGGTACGATTCGCAATCAGATGCAATCTTTAAGAAGTTTAAGTTTAGTTAAAGGAGTTCCCGGTCCCAGAGGAGGATATAAGCCAACAATTGAGGCATATCATGCTTTAAATATTTCAGTTTCTGATAATGATTCTACTGTTCCTATTTATATAAATGGTGAAAGATTGGATGATATTTCTGTTGCCAAAATCGAGTTTACAAGTATCCCTCAACCTACCGAATGTGAAGCCGCAATAAAAGTTTTAGGAAGTATTAAGAACTTGCATTTGGGGGATGAAATAAGAATCGGCCCCACACCTGTTAATAACTTGGGGGTACTAGGTACAATCGTCGGTAGAGATGATATGGACAATATCTTGTTGGTTGATACAACAACCATAAGAAGCATCCCTAAATTAACTGTTGGAGATATTGCAAGTCGTAGTGTAATCTCATTCACTGTAGATTGCTCTATTAAAGATGCGGCGAAAAAATTATCTGAAAATAAAATTGATGGCGCACCGGTTATTAAAGACGATAAGGTAGTGGGCGTGTTTACTTTAACTGATTTGGTAAATGCAATAGCTAATGATGAAGAAGAGAGTACTGTTGGTGATTTGATGTCAACAAATGTAGTTATTGTTAATGAAAATTTAAAGATAGCAAATGCTATTGAGGTAATGCTTAAAAAATCTATTTCTAGATTAATCATCGCCGATAATAATCAGGTTTTACTCGGAATTGTCACAAGAACAGATTTAATTGACAGCATAACAAATTTAAAACAATTCCCAATTATTACTAATTAAGTGATTTAATGAAAGTTAACCAAATAAATGTTGCTCAAGATATGAAAATATCTGATTTAGTTAGCCAATTTGATAAATCCGGTGTTTTAGGTGCAGGCAGAGTTGGAAGAGCTTGTAATATTTTAACCGATATGATTCAAGATGATGAAATGAAGGTATTCATGAGTCTTGGAGGTCCTTTAATTCCTGGAGGCATGAGAAATATTGTAACTCAAATGATTCGTGAAGGGCATGTTGATTTAATTGTATCTAGTGGAGCAAATATTACTCATGATTTGCTTGAAGCGTTTGGAGGAGCACATTATCGCCATGAAGGAAAAGACGATGAAGAGCTAAATGAAGAGGGTATCGGAAGAATTGCCGATATTAATGTCGGATCCGATGATTTCACTGTTTTTGAAAGTGAAATAATTAAGATATTTGATAATATATCCTCTACTAAAAGCCATATTTCAATTCAGGAACTGCTCTATGAAATCGGATTATTAATAGATGATGATTCTTCATTTGTCGCAACCGCTGCAGAAAATAAAATTCCTATTTTCGCTCCGGGTTTGATTGATTCTATGATGGGTTTGCAATTATGGATATTTAATCAGGATCATGACTTTGTAGTTGATGCGGTTGCCGATATGCATTATTTGTCGGATATTGTTTTCGAAGCTCCTAAAGTTGGAGCAATCCTTTTAGGGGGAGGTCTTACTAAACACTACACCTTGGCATCTAATGTTATAAAAGGCGGTTTGGATGCTGCTATTCAAATTACAATGGACAGACCAGAAGCGGGTAGTTTGGGAGGTGCTCCTCTTGAAGAAGCCAAATCATGGGCTAAGGCAAGATGTGGTTCTAGTCTAGCAAGTGTTGTTGGAGATGTAACTGTAATTTTCCCATTAATATATGCAGCGGCCTTAGATAAAATTTCAAGTGATTAAATGAGTTATATTATTTTAGCAATTTTATTCTTGTTATCCGGATTTTTCATGAAATATTCAGATGATTTATTTGATGTAAATCATGATGTATTGTTAGCCAGTGTCTATGGCATATTATGTGGTTTGGTTTCAGCTTTTGCAACTGTAAGTGATGCTGGATCAGCTTACATGTTTATGGCGATTCTGATAGGTAATTTAATCGCCTTTAAAGTTGATGGCATTCATCATATTATTACACTTATTGTATTTATAATAATTTGTCTGATATGTGGAATTCCAGATTTAAGTTTAGTTATTTTATTAACTTGTATTCTAGCGGCACTTTCAGATGAAGTAGGTCATGAAACTATTTCTAAAATCTCAGATAATGTTTTTTTAAATCTATTTTTTGAATATAGATTTGTAATGAAAATAATAATATTTCTACTTGGAGTTTTCGGAGCATTTGATATTTCAGTATTTATTTACTTCATATTCTTTGAAGTGGCTTATGAAATTGCAGCGATTGTTTTTGAAAATTTAAATTAAAAAAAAGTTAAAAAAGGAATTAAAAAAATTAATTTATAATTCTTATTTATTCAATTTCAATACCCATTCTACCAGCTACTCTTGCGAGTAATATGGTAATAATTACCGCTACAATAGTCACTACAATAGCATAAGTGAATAAACTTGGAAGAGCATCTCCAGCTCCGATAACGGATTCAATTAATTTTTGAATTGCTTCATTCCATGCTAAACCTGCAACGAATGCAAATGCAGTAGTAATTAAAGTAAGAATGGTTTCCATAATTAATTTTCCTACTTCTGATGCCATATTTCTGCCTCTATTTAATAATTTTTTATAAAGTTCTAAAGAACATTAATACTTTTATTTTTCTTAATTAAAATAGGTTTACTTTTGTTCAAGTGATTTAATTAAATTTTCACATGCAAGTTTCGGATTGTCTGATTCATATATGCTTCTTCCAACGATTATTGCATTTGAATATTCTAATGTTTTTTTACCGTCCCCTCCTTGTTTTCCAACACCTGGAGAGATTATATATGCATCTTTTCCAACAATATTTCTAATGTCGGATAAACGATCTAGTCTTGTAGCAGGCGCAACATAATTTTTAATTCCCATTTTCACACCCATTTTAGCTATTTCATCGGCATTTTTTTGTAAAAACATTATAGCACCTGGATGAGACATTTCTGTTAATAAAAATAACTCTTTTTCGTGTTTTTCTGCCATATCCAAACATGCCTGGACACTATCTTTTCCAACAAATCCATGGCAAATTATTGCATCGGCTCCTGCTTTAAATGTTTCGTCGCATATTTTTGAGTTTGTTGCATTGATATCGGCTACTTTAAAATCACATATCACTTTAAATCCAAATTTATCTTTTAATTTAGTGATTATTTCAAGTCCTTCAGCAAGTGCTAGTGGGTAACCAACTTTAATGGTGTCAATATGGTCTTTAACATTGCCACAAATTTTTATTGCATCTCTTTCATTCATTACATCAAGAGCCAAAATTAAGTTATTTTTTATAATCATAGTATCAGCTTTCTTTTTTTTAACTAATAATTTTTTAAGTTCGCCTAATTTTTCTTAAATTATTAAACAATATATTTATATGTAATAAGTAATAAAATATTGTATTATCAATAGAACTTTATAAAATTTTAATTTAAATTTAAGTTTTGATTGAGAAGATTATCAAATTATTTTGATATAAATTTGGAGGAAAAAATTTATGCATATTATGGAAGGATATTTGCCATTACAATGGTGTATTGTTTGGTTTGTTGTTGCAATAATATTCGTTGCTTATGGTATTTATCAAATTAGAAAAATCGTAGATGAAAATCCTGAATCCAAAGCATTACTTGCTGTGAGTGGAGCATTCATGTTCATCTTATCATCTTTGAAATTACCGTCTGTTACTGGAAGTTGTTCTCACCCTTGTGGTAACGGATTAGGTGCAGCATTATTCGGACCTGCTGTAACCTCAGTATTGGCAGCTATCGTACTTATTTTCCAGGCTCTTTTGCTTGCACACGGTGGATTAACCACTTTAGGTGCAAATATTGTTTCTATGGGTATCGTAGGTCCTATTATAGCTTGGATTGTATACAAAGGTTTAACTAAAGCTAATGTTTCATCAACTGTTGCAATTTTCTTTGCAGCATTTTTAGGTGACTTATTAACTTACGTAGCTACTTCATTCCAATTAGCTTTCGCATTCCCTGCTCCTAGTTTTGCAGCTTCATTAACTAACTTCTTAACTATTTTTGCAGTAACTCAAGTGCCATTGGCTATTGGTGAAGGTATTTTAACTGTAATTATTTGGGATAGATTAAAATCTTACAAACCTAAATTATTAAACAAACTCGGTGCATTAGCTCCTAATGAAGCATAGGTGATTAATATGAAAACATCAACATTAATAATATTAGCAGTTGTTTGTATAATTCTCTTCATTGCACCATTAGTAATGTTCAGTGGTCATGGAGAAGATGATGGATACTTTGGTGGTTCTGATGATGCAGCTGGTGAAGCTATAGAACAATCTGGTTTTAAACCATGGTTCTCTTCAATATGGGAACCACCTAGTGGCGAAATTGAAAGTTTATTATTCGCTCTTCAAGCAGCTATAGGGGCAATCATTATTGGTTACTTCTTTGGATACTGGAGAGGACAAGGTAAAGAAGAATAATTAATCTTCTTTACTCTTTTTTCTATTTTTTTTTAGTGATTTTATGAAATTTGATATGGATTATATAGCGCATCATAATGAACTAACTGAAGCAAATCCTTATTTTAAATTGTTTTTAACAATTTTCTTGTTAGTTTTAACATTGGCTCTTGATAATTTATATTTTGATATTTTTATCCTTATTGCAATGTCTATTGTAATTTTAGCAATAGCTAAAATAAGCTACCGTTCATATTTTAAATTTTTAACTATTCCCATGGCATTTGTTATTATAACATGTTTCTTTTTAATATTCTTCTTTGGAAAGGGGGAAGTAATTTATGAAACTGGATTGTGGGGTATTGTAGTTACAACAGATTCTCTACATTATGGTGTTTACACATTCTTTAGAGTAGCTGGATGTTTGCCGTTATTAGGTTTTTTAGCTCTAACAACACCTGTTGCGAAAATATTGCATTGTTTAGCCACTCTAAAAGTTCCAAAAATTTTCATTGAAATTGCACTTTTAATGTATAATTCAATATTTATATTCTTAAATGAAATAGACACAATGCAAAAAGCACAAGAAACAAGATTAGGTTATAATTCCTATTGGAATTCATTTAAATCTTTAGGTGCACTTGTAAGTACAATATTTTTAAGATCTCTTGATAAAAGTGAAACATTACAACATTCTCTTGATTCAAGAGGTTATACTGGCGAATTGCCTGTTTATACACCAAAAAAGAGGGATAATTAATGTTAGAAGTTAAAAATATAAAATACTCTTATAATGCAGATTACCAAGCACTTAACGGCGTTAGCTTAAAAATTGAAAAAGGAGAAATGGTTGCACTTGTAGGAAAAAATGGTGCAGGAAAATCAACATTATTTTTACATTTAAATGGCATTTACAAACCAGATGAAGGAAAAGTCTTTATTGATGGGGAAGAGTTAAAGTATGATAAAAAATCTTTACTTAAATTCAGACAAAAAGTTGGAATTGTTTTTCAAAACCCTGATGATCAAATCTTCGCCCCAACAGTAGAGGAAGATGTTGCTTTTGGACCTTTAAACTTAGGTTTACCTATGGAAGAGGTACAGGACAGAGTTGAAGAGGCATTAGCTCGTGTAGGAATGTCAGGATTTGAAAAAAAGGCACCTCATCACTTAAGTGGAGGTCAAAAGAAAAGAGTTGCAATTGCAGGCATTCTTGCAATGAAACCGGAAATCATGGTTTTAGATGAACCGACTGCTGGACTTGACCCGCAGGGTGTTGAAAACTTAACTAACCTATTAAAAGAACTTAACCAAGAAAACATTACAATAATTATTTCAACACATGAAGTTGATTTGGTTCCAGATTATGCAAAAAGGATTTTTGTTTTAGTAGATGGGTTATTAATTGCTGAAGGCACTCCTAAAGAGATTTTTTCACAACCTGAAATTCTTAAGAAAGCCAATTTGAAAGTTCCTATTGTTACTGAATTATTCCAACAACTTGAAGCGGAAGGCTTTGATATGGAAGATGATTATCCTTTAACAATCGAGGAAGCTAAGGAAAAGTTTCTCAAATTCGCAAAATAGAAACTATTTTTTTTTAAATAAGATTTTTTTCATAATTATACTTTCTAAATTATTACTCCAAGTAATACTTCATAATACTTTTTTATTTTAATTAAACATTTATATTAATAGAAACATAATTTTTTTATAAGGTGAATTTACATGAGGATTGGAATTTGTGATACAACATTTGCTCGTTTTGACATGGCTTCTGCAGCTATTGACGAGTTAAAAAAGAATGCTTATGATTTAAAAATAATTCGTGAAACCGTTCCGGGAGTTAAAGACTTGCCGGTCACTGCTAAAATCCTCATTGAAGAGGAAAACTGTGATGTAGTATTGGCTCTTGGAATGCCTGGGCCAATGGAGAAAGATAAGATGTGTGCTCATGAAGCATCGACAGGTTTAATTAACGCACAGCTTATGACAAATACTCATATATTAGAGGTATTTGTCCATGAGGATGAAGAAGAAGACCCAGTTGAACTTGCTAAACTTGCAGAAAATAGAGCACGTGAACATGCTCGAAATTTAATTAAAATGATGTATCATAGAAAAGCAATGAGGAAAGAAGCAGGTATGGGAATACGTGAAGGAAAAGAGGATGCTGGTCCATTATAAATAGGTGTAAGATGAATTTTGAAATTTCCGATGAAGATAAACATTCAACTTATGTTATTCTTCCAGCATATAATGAGGCAACGAGAATTCAACCGGTCATTGAAGAAATTGCTAAAAAAGGATATAAAATGATCATTGTTAATGATGGTTCTCTAGACAATACATTAGATGTAGTTATGGAATCCCAAAGGAAATATCCTAAAAATATTTACATATACTCCCACATTATCAATCGTGGTGTTGGGGTGGCAATGCAGACAGGTTTTGATGCAGTTTTAAGATATAATCCAAAATTCATTGTTAATATGGATTCAGATGGTCAACATTCAGCCGATGATTTAGAAAATGTTTTAGAGCCATTAATAACTGGTAGGGCTCAAGCCGTAATTGGAGTTAGGCCTCTTAAGGACATGCCTTTAAGTAGAAATATTGCCAATGCTATAATGAATTTGTTAACAAAAATATTTTATAAAGTAGATGTAAGTGACTCACAAACGGGTTTTCGAGCATTGACAATTGAAACTTTAAGAAAAATTAATATTAATGCTAGAGGATATCTTATTTCATCAGAATTCATCCGTGAAGTTAATGATAATGATATTCCATTTGTAGAAGTTCCTATTCAAACAATCTACACTCCGGAAACTCAAGCAAAAGGAACAAATATTACAGAAGCATTTAAAATATTGCTTCAAATGATTAGACATCAATTTTAAGGTGATTAAATGTTATTATATTCAATATTATTCCCAATAATTTCAGTTATTGCTATTGTTTGGTTTTTAATTAGATATTTAAAGGAAAAACAATCTTTGCTTACAACTATATTGTGGACTAGTTTATGGCTGTTTGTTATTTTATTTTCAATTTTCCCAAATTTTAGTGAGAAATTTGCAAACCTATTTGGCATAACCCGTGGTTTGGATTTTATCATCATTGTTGTCTTTGCAGTGTTGTTTTACATAATTTTTAGATTATTTAATAAAATTGACAAATTACAGGATGATACAAATAAGATAGTAAAAGAGATAGCTCTTTCAAATGAAATATCCCTTGATGATAAAGAGGATGAATAATGCTTTATTTTAGAGGTTGTACTGCAAGAGAAAAACAGACAGATATTTCAAAAGCAACAGAGAAATTATTAAATCTCGCAGGTGTTGGCTATCATATTCTAGAAGATGAAAATTGTTGTGGGTCAGTCTTGCTAAGGACAGGTTTTTTAAAAGAAGCACAGGAACAAATTGAAAAAAATACAGAATGTCTGAAGGATGAAAAAATCATAACATCTTGTGCAGGTTGTTATAAAACACTAAAAGAAGACTATGAAGGTTTGGATGTTATTCACATTTCACAATTATTGTCTCACTTAATCAAAGAAGGCAAATTTGATTTTAAAAAAAGCGATTTGGATGTTACTTATCATGATTCATGTCATTTGGGTCGTCATATGAATGTTTTTGATGAACCTAGAGATGTCATTGAAAATGTAGCCAATTTAGTTGAAATGGAAAATATTCGTGAAAATAGTTTATGTTGCGGTGCTGGAGGTGGTGTAAAATCAGCATATCCTGAAATTGCAGCACAAATGGCAAAATCAAGAATTGCTCAAGCTAAAAATACTGATTGCAATGTCTTAATAACTTCTTGTCCGTTTTGCAAACTAAACTTAGAAAACGAAGAGATGGAAGTACTTGATTTAACTGAATTTTTAGTAAAATATGGAGGGTTAGATGAAATCCAGTGAACTTGAAACTATGAGAAAATCATTTAACACAGTTAAAAATAGATCAGACTCTATTAAGGATTCGCACTCTTCTAAAAGACTGATTAAACTGGTTCAGGAAGTTAAAAAGTATTCAATTGAACATAAAAATGAGTTATTTGATGAGATTTGTGAATCATTTAGGCGTAACGATATTGATGTGAAATTTGCAAAAACCTCAAAGGATGCATTAGATTACATTGATGCTTTACTTAATGAGTATGATGCTAAAGTAATTGCTAAGGCAAAATCAAATACATTAGGTGAAATTAATCTTAAAGATCATTTGAATATTGAGGTTATTGAAACTGACCTTGGGGACAGGATCCTGCAGCTTAAAAAAACCGATAATAAACCAGTTCATCCGACAGGGCCGGCTTCACATTTAAATGTACGTGAAATTGCCAAGATTGTCAATGGTTCTCTAGATGCCAAGGTTCATGAGAATCCTCGTGAAATTATGGAATTTGTTAGAAGTGATGTTCTAAAACGCCTTGAAAATGCAAGAGTAGGTATAAGTGGAGCTAATGCAATTGCTGCCGAAGAAGGTTCTATTGTAATGGCTCACAATGAAGGTAATATTTCAATTGTGTCTCTAAAAGATTTGCATATAATTGTAGTTGGAATTGATAAAATAGTGCCGACATTGGAGGATGCTATTTCTGTTGTAAAATTGGAAACACTGTTTGCAACAGGAAATTATGTCACTTCATATATGAATGTAATTTCAGGACCATCAAAAACGGCAGATATTGAGAAAAAACTCCTAAAAAATATGTATGGTGCTGAAAGAGTTGTAGTTATTCTTTTAGATAATGGTAGAAGCGAAGCAATCGAAGAATGTTTATATTGCATTGGATGTGGAAATTGCATTGTTCACTGTCCAGTATATAATTCCGTTGGAAACGAATTTGGATTTAACAATTACTTAGGTGGCCTTGGTGTTGCGATGTCTAAATTTATTGAAGACGATGAAACTTGTTTTAACTCAGGACTTTATATGTGCACTTTATGTGGATTATGCACTTTAAATTGTCCATTGAGCATTCCTACAAATGAAATACTTGAAAATATGAGAAAACTGTCTACTGATATCGGATTTTACCCTAAAGCTCATGGTAAAATTAAAGACAATGTTAGCCAAAATAATTCCCCATATTAGTTATTTTATTATTAATTTTGCCAAACACTCTATTTTATTAAAAATTTCTAATAAAACAATAGTATTTATAAATAATAAAGGAATAATATTATTATATTATAATATTGGAGGAAATACATGCTTCTATTAATTAGTCCTATAAATCGTGAAGAAGCTCTTGAATCTATTGAAGGTGGAGCAGATATTGTTGATGTGAAAAATCCTAAAGAAGGATCTCTTGGTGCTAATTTCCCTTGGGTTATTAAAGAAATAAGAGAATTGACCCCTGAAGATAAGCTAGTTAGTGCTACTCTAGGAGATGTGCCTTACAAGCCAGGTACAGTTTCACTTGCAGCAATGGGCGCACACGTTTCAGGAGCAGACTATATTAAAGTAGGTTTATATGGAACAAAAGACCATGATGAAGCAGTTGAAGTCATGGAAAACGTTGTAAAAACTGTAAAAGATGTTAGAGAAGATACTATTATTGTAGCAGCAGGTTATGCTGATGCTCACCGTGTAGGTGCAGTTGACCCTATGGAAATACCAAAAGTAGCAAAGGATGCAAGTTGCGACCTTGCAATGCTTGACACTGCTGTTAAAGACGGTCATTCTTTATTTGATTATTTGGATTTAGATCAACTCAAAGAGTTTGTAGACGAAGCTCACAGTTACGATTTGTTAACTGCACTTGCAGGTTCTGTTAAAAAAGACCAATTGAAACCATTATATGATCTTGGTTGTGATGTGGTTGGTATTAGAGGAGCCGCTTGTGTTGGTGGTGACAGAAATACTGGTAAAATCCACCATACTGCCGTAGCTGAGCTTAAAGAATTAATTGATTCATTTTAAGTAGGTGTTATATTTATGTCATTTTCTAAAAAAGTACAAGAAGCTAGAATGTCTTACACTTTTGACGATTTTCTTTTAACTCCTAATGCAAGCTATGTTGAACCAAAAGATATTGATACTAAAATTGAATTAGGAAATGGAATCAAGTTAAATATTCCAATTTTAAGTGCTGCTATGGATACTGTTACTGAAGCAGATCTTGCAATAGCTATGGCGCAGGAAGGAGGGGTAGGTGTAATTCACAGAAACATCACACTTGAAAGACAGGTTGAAGAGGTTAAAAAAGTCAAATGTGCTGAAGATTTAACTATTCGTGATGTTGTAACTATTACTCAAGATTCAACTATTGCTGATGTTCAGGCAAAAATGCAAGATGAACTTATCAGTGGCCTGCCGGTTGTTGACGGTGATGAAATTATAGGCATTATCTCTAAAAGAGATATCAGGCCTGTTTTAAAATCAGAACCTGATAAGACGGTTAAAGATATCATGACTTCAGAGGTTGTAACTGTTGAAGAAGGAGTTACTGCCGAAGAGGCTTTGAATATTGCTTATGATAATAAAGTTGAAAGATTGCCTGTTCTTCGTGATGGTAAATTAGTTGGAATTATTACTATTAAAGATATTTTAAACAGATCCCAATATCCTAGTGCATCAAGAGACGATAATGGTGATTTTTTAGTTGCTGCTGCCTGTGGTCCATTTGACTTGGACCGTGCAATGGCACTTGACCAAGCTGGTGCGGATATTATTTCAATTGATTGTGCTCATGCTCATAATATGAATGTAGTTAAATTTACGGAAACTATTAAAGATAATATTGATGCTGAATTATGTGTAGGTAACATTGCAACTGCAGAAGCTGCAGAAGACTTAATATCAATGGGTGTTGATGCACTTAAAGTAGGTATTGGTCCCGGTTCAATGTGCACCACCCGTATTGTTGCAGGTGTTGGTGTACCTCAATTAACTGCAATTTCAGATGTTGCTGATGCAGCAGCTGAATCAAACATTCCAGTTATTGCTGATGGAGGCATTAGATATTCTGGTGATGTTGCAAAAGCAATTGGTGCCGGTGCAGATGCTGTAATGCTTGGAAACTTACTTGCAGCTTCATACGAAGCTCCGGGAGACATTGTTGTTATGAATGGTAAACAATACAAAAAATACCGTGGAATGGGTTCAATGGGTGCAATGACCAGTGAATTTGATGGTGGGGCAGATAGATACTTCCAAGGACAAAAAAGTAAAATGAACCATACTAAATATGTCCCAGAAGGAATTGAAGGAGCTGTACCATATAAAGGAACTGTTTCTGAAATATTATTCCAATTAGTAGGTGGTTTAAAATCATCTATGGGTTATTGTGGTGCTGAAAATATTAAAACAATGCAGGAAAAAGCAAACTTTGTTAGAATTACAAGCAGTGGTATTAAAGAATCTCATCCACATGACTTATTAATTACTAATGAAAGTCCTAATTATCCAACACTTGACTAGTTGAATATTATTTTGAATTTTTTTGATGGGAAGTTTGGAATTGACAAAAAGATTTATAGGTAATTATTTTTCTCATCAAAAAAGTAATTTTTTACTTAATATGCTATTTTTAAGCAAACATTTAAATATTAGTTAATCTAATATTGTAATATTAGATAGTTTTATGATTATTTTATATAATCAATTTATTTTAAATTATAATTCATTACGGAGAGAATATAAATGGCAAGAACTAAAAAAGTGGGTATTACAGGTAGGTTCGGTGCAAGATACGGAAGAAAAGCTAAAAGATCTGTTAAAATCATTGAAGAAAACATGAAAAAAAATCATGTTTGTCCTAAATGTGATAGGCCATATGTAAAAAGACAAGCTGCTGGAATTTGGAAATGCAGAAAATGTGGTGCAGTATTCACTGGTGGAGCTTATGTTCCTCAAACCCCTATGGCAAAATCTGCAGCACGCAGTATTAGAGATATTAAAGTGGAGGAATAGGCCTTGTATAGGTGTCCACGTTGTGGAGCAGAAGTAGACCATAAAAGCTACATGGAAAATAAATGTCCTAAATGCAGATATAGGATTTTATTTAAAAATGTTCCAGAAACCACAAGAGTTATAAAAGCAAGATAATACCTTTGCTTTTACTAAATTTTTTTACTATTTTTGATTTAAATGTTAATATCAACTTCTAGAAAACCTTCTCAAAAAACTAGAAAGTTTTGTAAAAACTTAGCACAT
This window of the Methanobrevibacter sp. V74 genome carries:
- a CDS encoding DNA-directed RNA polymerase subunit P, producing MYRCPRCGAEVDHKSYMENKCPKCRYRILFKNVPETTRVIKAR
- a CDS encoding LUD domain-containing protein, which produces MKSSELETMRKSFNTVKNRSDSIKDSHSSKRLIKLVQEVKKYSIEHKNELFDEICESFRRNDIDVKFAKTSKDALDYIDALLNEYDAKVIAKAKSNTLGEINLKDHLNIEVIETDLGDRILQLKKTDNKPVHPTGPASHLNVREIAKIVNGSLDAKVHENPREIMEFVRSDVLKRLENARVGISGANAIAAEEGSIVMAHNEGNISIVSLKDLHIIVVGIDKIVPTLEDAISVVKLETLFATGNYVTSYMNVISGPSKTADIEKKLLKNMYGAERVVVILLDNGRSEAIEECLYCIGCGNCIVHCPVYNSVGNEFGFNNYLGGLGVAMSKFIEDDETCFNSGLYMCTLCGLCTLNCPLSIPTNEILENMRKLSTDIGFYPKAHGKIKDNVSQNNSPY
- a CDS encoding (5-formylfuran-3-yl)methyl phosphate synthase — protein: MLLLISPINREEALESIEGGADIVDVKNPKEGSLGANFPWVIKEIRELTPEDKLVSATLGDVPYKPGTVSLAAMGAHVSGADYIKVGLYGTKDHDEAVEVMENVVKTVKDVREDTIIVAAGYADAHRVGAVDPMEIPKVAKDASCDLAMLDTAVKDGHSLFDYLDLDQLKEFVDEAHSYDLLTALAGSVKKDQLKPLYDLGCDVVGIRGAACVGGDRNTGKIHHTAVAELKELIDSF
- the guaB gene encoding IMP dehydrogenase, whose protein sequence is MSFSKKVQEARMSYTFDDFLLTPNASYVEPKDIDTKIELGNGIKLNIPILSAAMDTVTEADLAIAMAQEGGVGVIHRNITLERQVEEVKKVKCAEDLTIRDVVTITQDSTIADVQAKMQDELISGLPVVDGDEIIGIISKRDIRPVLKSEPDKTVKDIMTSEVVTVEEGVTAEEALNIAYDNKVERLPVLRDGKLVGIITIKDILNRSQYPSASRDDNGDFLVAAACGPFDLDRAMALDQAGADIISIDCAHAHNMNVVKFTETIKDNIDAELCVGNIATAEAAEDLISMGVDALKVGIGPGSMCTTRIVAGVGVPQLTAISDVADAAAESNIPVIADGGIRYSGDVAKAIGAGADAVMLGNLLAASYEAPGDIVVMNGKQYKKYRGMGSMGAMTSEFDGGADRYFQGQKSKMNHTKYVPEGIEGAVPYKGTVSEILFQLVGGLKSSMGYCGAENIKTMQEKANFVRITSSGIKESHPHDLLITNESPNYPTLD
- the rpl37A gene encoding 50S ribosomal protein L37Ae gives rise to the protein MARTKKVGITGRFGARYGRKAKRSVKIIEENMKKNHVCPKCDRPYVKRQAAGIWKCRKCGAVFTGGAYVPQTPMAKSAARSIRDIKVEE